One Arachis hypogaea cultivar Tifrunner chromosome 18, arahy.Tifrunner.gnm2.J5K5, whole genome shotgun sequence genomic window, tcttatttaagttcctaacgtttcaaaatcgtctcaactTTATCCCACCGCCAATTCTGTTAATAGATCCCAaacggtaggacaacattgagccaattttaaaacgttagggatttaAAGCCGTTGCAGACGGAGATCAATTAGCAACAGGGAATCAACATGGAACCACAGAAGACAAGCGGCGGCGTCGGCCGAAGGCAAGACCCATACGCCAGAGAGTGAACCTCTTGAAATCGAGGTGGAGGAAGCGTCGCCGATCACTGGAGCACTTGAATCCAGTATAGAGGAAAGATTACATGTGACCAAGGAGGAGCAGAGATGACTGCAGAACCAGAGCGATGGAGAACAGACCGCGTTAAAACTTTTTCTACCAATCCCAATCTTGCTTCAAGGGTGCACGAACTGCAGTGACGAAGGAGATGGTATTAGGCGTTGGGTGGAGTGGGGTTTTCAGGTCTCTGTTTGTGTTGGACTGGGTGACTggccttgacaaaaaaaaaaaaaaaaattaacattttaatttttattaaataacattaatactaaaaaaattttggtctttttaaaatttatcttaaacataatattttaattttttaatattaaattcaaatttttaaatttaaatatatttaaacaacattaatattaaaaatatatttttatctttttaattaaacttTAAATGGATATTTTGAAAGTTTAAACTAAATCTTCAACAggaataattttatcttttttacattcaaacataatttattttattttttaaaaatcaaacaactTTAATCTAgtcaatgagttatagttcaaatggcatagtctttccATACTCATATAAGAAGTTGTAGGTTTAAATCtccctatctttgaaaaaaaaaaaaacaactctaattcccaaaaaaatattttatctttttgcaattaattaaaacatattatactttttttttttcaaattcactATAAAGAAGTATTTtgtctttttaactttctaaagtttttaatttttttttgttaagaagtttttaatttttgtttctattataattttgtaaagaTCCAATagcaatttaaaaataaaataagcctaAAACAGgcccaaataaaaataaaaaaataacattagcCCAAACATTATTTAAACTATtacccaaaaaaaatattatttaaactaCAAAATCGTAACTTATTCTTAACTTTTTAAGAGGAGTTTTAAAACTACAAACACATTAATTATAatctctaaaatatatttttaataaaataataattataattattattgagtttttttttatgacttactattagaaatttaacatattcttctattggtatataagttattaaaattattgaattcgtttataaattttaattaattaataattttttttatttattttaattagttatttgatattataatttatctCATAAAACTTgtcttatatattactttttttttcatctatagcatcataattttaaaaattaactatattaTAACATACCATTTAATtaggatatatatataaatatatattaagaataaaattaatattttttaaagcgttattttaaattaatttgtcaaaaatacttcaaaagaaaaaagagatattaaaaacaaatttagATGCATTGAGGTActgtatacatttttttttttagattttattggAGATGTTTATTTTAGGTTATTAGTTGAatgtaattttagatttttataattaaaactaaatttaaaaataattttaagtaagTAATCACAAATCAAAGAGTAGAATAGTGTTACATTATCGCCAGATTCATAATTAGAGTTGTTGCTTCTAATGTTTAATCCATAAAGTTAGGGTATAATCGGATGGGCTTAGGTTGAGTTTGGAAAAAATTAAGAACTGAACTCATTAAATTTGATcattttaaaatatatcttttattcttatttttcttcgttgtaattttttttttttagaaatctaATTCTAATTGGTATTCAAATCAATGCCAACTGATATGATCGTTTTGGatttaatcacaaaaatatatttatcctATCTATTTTAAAACGATCAAATTTAATCAATTCAGTTCTCAATTTCTTTCAAACTCAACCCAAACCAATCCTATTACACCCTAATTTCATGGATTAAATATTAGAAGCAACAACTCTAGTTACGAATATGATAATAATGTAACATTATTCTGCTCCTTGAATTGTGATTActtacttaaaattatttttaaatttagttttaactataaaaatctaaaattacatTTAACAAATAATCTAAAATAAACATCttcaataaaatcttaaaaaaaatttatacagtaTCTCAACGAATctaaatttgtttttaatatctcctttttcttttgaaatatcttttgacaaattaatttaaaataacacttaaaaaaatattaattctattcctaatatatatttatatatatcctAATTAAATGGTACATTAtaatatagttaatttttaaaattatgatgctatagatgaaaaaaaaaagtagtatatAAGACAAATTTTAGagactttttttaaaaataaataattttaccaatttatatttatattgtaaacgagatatatgaaaataaaaaaaaatacacgtatcttgtttacactgtaaacgagatacgtgcaaCATTATCTTATAAACGAGATACGTGTAAAATGATCtcgtttttatttataaataattaaatataatttttgaaaataataaaaaatattaataatttaaattagaccaaACTCAAAAAAATGGAATGTTTCaaataatagagaagatgaacaattttaaataatagagaaaataaaccgtctattttaaataatagaaaagatggaCACGTTAACACGTCTAAGCGCACCATTAAACTGCCCACTATTAACacgattattttttttttaactactcACTCGTAAAACTATTATTTTTTCCACTCACTCACTTCCATCACTGATGGTTTTTTATTAGGATTtgcactaaatcaattcaaataatattttaaatttttaactgagatataatttttaactgacaaaatttttaaatttttcaagtactctcttgagtattaatttttaaatttaaattatatatatttcaaatttcgTTTATCACAtgagaatatataaaaatttgaaatataatttaaatatacttGATTTATTTGATGACACATTTAATGAATGTCACAATTGTATTGGCATAAAATATAGAATTTTTTCTACTTAGTTTGTTACAACGTTTagtccaatttaaattattaatattttttattattttcaaaagttatatttaattatttataaatacatatatctcgtttacattataaacgagataattttttatgtgtaaacaagatatataaaaattaaaaaaatacacatctctcgtttacactgtaaacgagataaataaATGTGGTGTAAATTGATAAATAcgctacaaattatttattttggtaactaaaataattaaattatttatttaaaaaaatttcaaattttatgagataaattataatatcaaataaataattaaaataaataaaaataaaatttattaattaattaaaatttataaacaaatttaataattttaataacttatatacgatagaatatattaaattttcaatagtAAGTCATCAAAATAAAAAACTCAGGAATAATCATAATTgccattttattaaaaatatattttacaagcCTGCTATACATACAAGCCTTTTTGAGTTACAAGTTCTACAAGTTTGCCCGAACCCAACAAAAACGACGCGCACCACACTCCCCACACTCGAACGTAAAAACCACGCACCTTACTCAAACGTTTCGTTTTTCCAAAACGCACTCATAATgaaaaactcttcctcttcttcctcaatcaatacccAAACTCTCGAGATTCAAGCCAAGTTCGAAACAAAACAAAGTTCTGAAGAAACCGTCCAACTCTTGGCAaaaagtagaagaaatcaagaaggaaTCATTTAAATCTCCAtcaaaaaataccaaaaagaaCGAACAAACATCATAcaaggtactgttttactgttcttctaggtttttcacatttctgtttctgatttcgaAATCGAAGCACTATATCGTCAGTATTTCTCTCTCTGTTTCACTGTTCTTGGTTTAGATATCATATTACTGTTCTGATGAAACTGTTCTTCGTTTACCCTATTTTACGTACTTCTAGTGAATGTTTTAACGTATATTTTGACCTGTTTTGGTACATATTTTGTGCATGTTTACATGTTTTTTAAATAGATTTATGCATGTTTACATGAAAGACTCTTCCACTTCTAAATAATTTTTGGGTGTATTGCGGATTTTTTGGTGTATATGGCGGATTTTTGGGTGTATATGTCGGACTTGGAATGCGACTGTTGCTTCTAGTGGTATTTTAAACTTAAATATCTTTCTGAACTCATATAATGTCATGTAATCCAAAAAAATGTAGAGGCGTATGGGACTGATATATATATTAGGATTATTGAAGTCTAACTGGTACTGTTCTAATTGTACTTGACCTTATAGTGTCATTTTATACATATTTTGTTGAGTTAGATATGATTTTGAATTCATTTAATTTcgtttaattgaaaaaataaaatatttataggaCTGAATTTGGGTGCATGTGGCTGATATTTGGGTGTGTCTAActgatatttgggtgtatatctCTGATATTTgggtttatttttttatctaatgaCAGTATCTCTTTTTCATTGCAGTAAAATTGTAAAAATGGCAATCAAGAACCAAAGTGAAAAAAATACAATGTAAGtacaaatatatgtcttagaaCAAATCAATTTTTCCGAATacaaatatatgttatttaaatgactctaattttactttttttacagcaaaccaaagactTGAATTGTGCCACCAGATTATTaagtgaaaattttaaaaatatgagcGAGGCAAAGAAAGCGGTTGTTCGGAAATTAGGTTTTGGTGGACTGATGCACATCCCGCCATTGAGGGTGCATCACAAACTATTAAAGGAGTTGGCTAACTCCTTTAAATTAGGGAAAAACACACTCGAAACAAGTTACGGTTCCTTTAAAGTTATCCCCTGATACTagatccctaaaaccctaaacccctaaaccctaaaactctaaactctaaaccctcaCTACAAGATAACCAGGattttgctacgcttttaaagcgtgacgaAAAGTGGAAAAAAGCGTTGCGATAGCTTTTCGCTATGTTTTTTGAGCAaccggcacgcttttgaaaggatCACATCTGCTagcgtgccggttgctctatcgccacgtttTTGGTGACCTATGACCACGTTTTTTTGTCGCCACGCTTTTATCTATTGCCACACTTTTAAGAGTGGCCATATGCAAGAAGATATGactacacttttaaagcgtgccaataacTAGATACAGCTATGCTTTTGAAACGTGACAACAACgaaagatatggctacgcttttaaagggtGCCAATAGTtagagatatggctacgcttttaaaagtgGCAATAGTGAGATATGGCGACGGTACAGCAGGAGCTGCTGCCTAGTAAAGGGACTGAATTGGAAAGGTTTTTTGTTCTTTGATCCATTCCCTTGCGCTTGAACTAAGGGGATTGATGTCACTAGGCTTAATGGAATAGGTTCCAAAGGCTATCTAGAGTCGAGTAAGTCCTAAAGGATATCGCATAGCAAGCCTCCCTttccacgctttaaaagcgtggcgatagcgagATATGACCACGCTTTTAAACCCTAAAGCGTGGTACCAAGGAAGGTTTCTGATGATGACAAGCTTGTTGAGTATGATGCTTTGTTGCTTGATCGATTCCTTGACATTCTTCGGGATTTGCATGGTGAAGATATCAGGCAAACGGTAATTCACCTCAATTTTCTATCAAGGACTTTACTTTTGGTTTAATTTTAGCTGATTTCTTAAAACCCCATTTCGAATTTCATGGAAAGATTAATCCTTGTTGGTGTTTGGACGTTTCCCTTTTGATTTGTATGGTAGTGTGTCCCTGGATTTGAGAAATTTTCACTTTTCCAATCTTTAGTTGACTATACAGTTTTCAAATTACTCTGTAGATTTTTGCTCTGTGTCACTATCATGGTAGTACTTCAATGTTTCAGCTGCATTTACTCgtaatttttcttcaattgtaGCAATTGGAATGCAACAGAAACGTTAATCTAGAACCAGGGGCctttactcttttttattttgttttagagtcATAAGTAAATGCAAACTCTTAAGTAAATAAATTCAGTTCCACTTTGATATGATGCACAAAATCTGCTCCTTTTTTTCTTTCCTGGTAATATTTTGATCTATTGACTCTAGAAAAGAGGGGAGAAGTTTAATATGCACAAGTACTCTCAAACATGTTACATACTAAGGATTGTCACTGACTCAAAAAGGGGAACCAAATATTCCGctttgttttgtaattttttctttttgttattttcctGTTGTGGCTTATAGTTTCAACAATTTGATGCTTAATAGGTTCAAGATTGTTATGAGCTTTCAGCTGAGTATGAAGGGAAGCATAAGACTGAGAAGTTGGAGGAACTTGGGAATATGCTAACTGGTCTTGATGCTGGGGATTCTATTGTCATTGCCAAATCATTTTCCCACATGCTTAATTTGGCTAACTTGGCAGAAGAAGTCCAAATTGCCTACCGAAGAAGGATTAAGCTATTAAAGAAGGGCGATTTTGCTGATGAGAACTCTGCCATCACTGAATCTGACATTGAAGAAACCTTCAAGAGGCTTGTGACTGAACTGAAGAAGTTCCCACAGGAAGTGTTTGATGCTTTGAAGAACCAAACTGTAGATTTGGTCCTAACTGCTCATCCCACTCAGTCCATTCGTCGATCTCTGCTGCAAAAGCATGGAAGGTTTGTCACTGGACTCAGGAATAATTATAGTCCATTAACTGCGAATTTATCGTTTCAATTCACCAGAATCTGGAAATCATTGATCTCATTGGTAATCATTGTCCTCTTTTTTCAGGATAAGGAACTGTCTGACACAGTTGTATGCGAAAGACATAACACCGGATGATAAGCAGGAACTTGATGAGGCTCTCCAAAGAGAGGTGCATTCTTGATTCTGTGTACTGTTGTGCATTTGggtttcttttcttatttattgTCAGCTGTGTATGATTTCTATTACCATTTCCCTTTGATATGTCAGTAAATTTTATGGTTTCAAATTTGTGGTTACATATATGTGGCTATGTTTATGGTAAAGCAATGGCTCTAAAGATGTTTCTCTCATGCAGATTCAAGCTGCATTTCGCACAGATGAAATTCGAAGTAGTCCTCCAACACCACAAGATGAGATGAGGGCAGGAATGAGCTACTTTCATGAGACAATATGGAAAGGTGTACCAAAGTTTTTGCGCCGTGTTGATACAGCTCTGAAGAACACCGGAATAAATGAGCGTGTCCCATACAATGCCCCtcttattcaattctcttcttggATGGGAGGAGATCGTGATGGTACCTTACTTTTTTTCCCAAAAATTAGCACACAAACTTATTTCTCGTTAAATCTCAAACTTAATAATCTTTAAAATATTCATGTGGCATGGATTTAAAATATCTTCACCTCGTCCATGATGCTTCGctatttctttgtttgtttttcttgaGTTTTGATTCTCAGCTTCATATGTATAATGTCCATTACAGGTAACCCTAGGGTATCCCCTGAAGTTACAAGGGATGTGTGTTTGCTGGCTAGAATGATGGCTGCTAATTTATACTTCTCTCAGATAGAAGATCTCATGTTTGAGGTATCAAATATGCTGCTATTATAACAATGTATTTGGTATGTAATAATTTTGTGAAAGCATTAAAAGCATGATTCTTAAATTATTGATTCTATCTGCATTTTTAGCTGTCTATGTGGCACTGCAATGATGAGCTTCGTGTTCGTGCTGATGAACTCCATGTGTCCTCAAGGAGAGATGCAAAACATTACATTGGTATGTTCTACTTTTCTCTGAACTGCATAATGAACTATTGAAATCTTCATTGGAATCTACAAAACTGAACTGTTCACACCTATTGATTCATTTATAGTTGAATACTTGGCAAGTAAAATTCAGTTGCTCTTGAATGTCATTCATTGTAATAATTTCTTCATTCCTTCAGAATTTTGGAAGCAGATTCCTCCAAATGAGCCATATCGTGTTATTCTTGGTGATGTGAGGGACAAACTATACAATACACGCAAACGTGCTCGCTAGTTATTAGCCAATGGAACCTCTGACATCCCCGAAGAGACAACCTTCACAAATGTTGAGCAGGTATTGTCCTCAGAACAGCCCTATAAACTGCAATCACCTTATGGTCTGTAGTCACATACTGAGTTCCTTCTTTACCGTGGTACTTTCTAATTTTTGTGGACACTTATAATTACCTATATCATACATATTCTTTAGGTTTATCCACGGTGGTTTTGGAGCAGTAAATATTTATGTTGCTCCTTAAAATTGATTTCTTACGTTTTTTATTTCATTCTTTGCAGGAGCTTTGCTTACACAGTCCCTTTACAGGGCCACTTCTCTTCCTGTTGATGCAGTAGATGTCTAGAATCTCCAAACCActcaagtttccataattttcTCATCATTAAATGGGGCACCATTGTaagtaaaattaaagaaaacccaGATGTAACTTAGTGTACGTAGTTCTAGGCACCCTTTTCTCTATGAAAATCACTTCGAACTTGACATGTTATGAAAAAGAGTCAGATGTAAATCATACACAGATTAACACAATCACATTAATATAAGCAAAATCTTCCCCTTGTGTTGCAACTCCATCTCCTAGTTAGAGGTACCTACTTATGAGATGCTATTGTTGTGAAATGCTTTCTTGTATGCTTGGTTCATAAAATGCTCTATTTGATATAATACAAGTTCTTATACATTCataattttcttctttcttgttagtttttaattttcCCTAGTGTGAGTTGTATGCATACCTTATCCAGAATGTAGGGGAAAAATATCTTAGATTTTTATATATGCATGCACAAAGGTAGCTTGACCAACACCTACCTACTATTCTCCATTTTGATGGATAACGCCAAAGATCAGATGACCCCTCTGACAAATATTGTGGGGCAGTTTCAAAGGACAAAGCAACAAATTTGCGTGATGCTTGTTCACCCTTCTACAAAATATGAACACACAAACATAACAACGGCCATGTAGTTTTGCTGCTGCATATAACTAGTGGCCAACTTGGTAGGGTATATATACATACACATATTAATATAATAGGAAGGTCTAAGGTATAAATAGGTTAGGTCCCTATCCATTAAATGGCCACTTTATAAATGAGCCatctaactattttttatatcaaaattagaCATAAATATGAATACAATAAAGAAAAATACAGCAAAATGTAACACTGGTGATGAAGGAGGTTCAAACTCTCAATTTAGATCTTAAAGAAAAAGACATCTGAATGAGACAAGTCAAGATTATTTATAGAAGTAACTATGTATAACACATCAGCAACAATGAAAAATAATGTGATGGCGCACTGTTATTCTTGGATGATTATCTGTTGTCATTAATGCACACGCTGGAGAGGCAGGGTATGGTGTCCACC contains:
- the LOC112769599 gene encoding phosphoenolpyruvate carboxylase 2-like produces the protein MLTGLDAGDSIVIAKSFSHMLNLANLAEEVQIAYRRRIKLLKKGDFADENSAITESDIEETFKRLVTELKKFPQEVFDALKNQTVDLVLTAHPTQSIRRSLLQKHGRIRNCLTQLYAKDITPDDKQELDEALQREIQAAFRTDEIRSSPPTPQDEMRAGMSYFHETIWKGVPKFLRRVDTALKNTGINERVPYNAPLIQFSSWMGGDRDGNPRVSPEVTRDVCLLARMMAANLYFSQIEDLMFELSMWHCNDELRVRADELHVSSRRDAKHYIEFWKQIPPNEPYRVILGDVRDKLYNTRKRAR